The window CTTGTGCACAGTATCTTACTCTTGAATAACCATTTTGTGTATCGGTAAGGAAAGGAATAAATAAAATATCCATGCCTTCATCAGCTAAGATACGACTTAATTCAGGGAATTCTGAATCGTAACATATCAGAATACCAATTTTTCCACAATCAGTATCGAATGCTTTTAAAATAGAACCACCTTGCATTCCCCAAACTTTGGCTTCATCAGGTGTAACATGCAATTTTTCATATCTTTCAATATTTCCATCTCTTTTACAAAGATAACCTGCATTAAAAAGCTGATCATTTTTGATTTCAGGCATGCTACCCGAAATAATGTTGATATTGTAGGTAATTGCCAGTTCAGAGAATTTTTGCACAATCGCATCGGTATGTTCGGCTAGTTTTCTAATAGCTTCAGGCTCTGTTAAATGATTGTTTTCGGCCATCAGCGGAGCGTTAAAAAACTCAGGGAATAAGGCAAAGTCGGATCGATAACCAGAAACAGCATCAATAAAATATTCAGCCTGCTGCATCACTTCATCGAGATTCTTATAAGGTCTCATCTGCCACTGAATTAATCCTATTCGAACCACTTTTTTAACCAACGAAGGCTTTTTGCTTGGTTTTTCATAGTAAATATTATCCCATTCAAGCAAAACGGCAAATTCATTCGATGCCTTGTCTCCTTCTAAATACCCCTTTAAAATTTTTGCAGGATGAAAATCGTTTGATATCTGAAAATTTAGAACAGGATCCTTGATTTCAGTTTTCCTTACCTTTTCAATGTATTCTTTTGGTGTTAAGGTGTCAGCATAATTGTGATAGTTTGGTATTCGTCCACCAAAAGCTATCCCTTTTAAATTAAGCCTTTCACATAATTCTTTTCTATGATCATATAATCTTCGACCCAATCTTAGTCCTCTGAATTCAGGCTTGATAAAAACATCTACTCCATACAAAACATCCCCTTCATTGTCATGAGTATTGAAGGTGAAGTTTCCTGTAATATCCTTGTATGTGTGACTTTCTTCATATTGTTGGTAATCTACAATAATTGAAAGAGCAACACCTGCAATTTGTGAATTCACCTTAACTACAATTTGACCTTCGGGAAAATATTCAATCAAAGTCTTTATCTGGTGCTCTTTCCAATAGGCATTTGGCATGGTTGAATATGAAAGAATCATTGTTTCTTTCAATTCTTGATAATCGTCAAGCGTTAGGAATTTTAGCTCAATATTTTCAATGTCTTGTATCATATAGTAAAAAACGTATAAATATAAAATAATAATCTATTTTGCTCTTTAATTCAGAGCTTTTTCTCTTTTCAAATATAATTTAAAAACAAATTCTCAAAGCAATAAAAATGTTGTCGTACAATTATTGATTTTCAATACACTAAGTTAGAATCCATTTTAATTGTTAAC of the Bacteroidota bacterium genome contains:
- a CDS encoding GNAT family N-acetyltransferase; amino-acid sequence: MIQDIENIELKFLTLDDYQELKETMILSYSTMPNAYWKEHQIKTLIEYFPEGQIVVKVNSQIAGVALSIIVDYQQYEESHTYKDITGNFTFNTHDNEGDVLYGVDVFIKPEFRGLRLGRRLYDHRKELCERLNLKGIAFGGRIPNYHNYADTLTPKEYIEKVRKTEIKDPVLNFQISNDFHPAKILKGYLEGDKASNEFAVLLEWDNIYYEKPSKKPSLVKKVVRIGLIQWQMRPYKNLDEVMQQAEYFIDAVSGYRSDFALFPEFFNAPLMAENNHLTEPEAIRKLAEHTDAIVQKFSELAITYNINIISGSMPEIKNDQLFNAGYLCKRDGNIERYEKLHVTPDEAKVWGMQGGSILKAFDTDCGKIGILICYDSEFPELSRILADEGMDILFIPFLTDTQNGYSRVRYCAQARAIENECFVAIAGSVGNLPNVHNMDIQFAQSMVFTPCDFSFPTNGIKAEATPNTEMILIADVDIDLLRELNQFGSVRNLKDRRKDLYSLKKLQ